DNA sequence from the Alkaliphilus metalliredigens QYMF genome:
TTGAGGAAAATTGTTGTTTTGTATTATGTTCTAATGACCTTACATTAAGCGCGGAAGATATACTTAGAGAATACAAAACCCAAGACATTGTAGTATTGTTGGAGAAAACCACTCATGTTGAGGTGATGATATGGAAGCGAATAAAAAAAGAGTACTCATAGTAGAAGACGAAAAAAACATTGCAGATGTTATTAAAGCATATTTAGAAAAGGAAAAATATGAGGCAATTGTGACACATAACGGTAAAGAGGCCATTGACATTTTTCAACAGCAGTCATTTGATTTTGTTATATTAGATTTAATGCTACCGGGTCTGTCGGGTGAAGAAATTTGTAATAGGATCAGACTACAGTCTGATGTGCCAATATTAATGCTAACTGCAAAGGTGGAAGAAACTGATCAAATCCATGGGCTAGACATAGGCGCAGATGATTATATGACAAAACCCTTTAGTCCCAAAGAGCTTATGGCCAGGGTGAGGGCAATAATGAGAAGAACCAGTAATGAAGGGGTTAGGGCTCATCTCATTGAGTTAAATGGGGGAGATTTAAAGGTTGATATAAGGGGCATGGAGACACGAAAAAAAGGAGAACTAATGGATTTGACCGCAACGGAATTTAAACTACTCTCTATTTTTATTCAGAATAGTGGCAAGGTATTTAGTCGTGAGGAATTGGTTTTAAAGGTTCTGGGCTATGATTATGTAGGCTATGATCGGACGATTGATGTTCACATTAAAAATGTAAGACACAAGATTGAGTGTGAGCAATATAAATACATTGTAACTGTCTACGGTGTTGGATATCGGTTTGTGAAGGTGTCAACATGATCAATAAACTAAGGACACGACTGACACTATTAATATTAGGAGGTACTATCTTTTCAATTTTACTAGTCAGTCTCATTACAAACTTTACACTGTTTAATCGATTTGACCAGTACAGAAAAAGCCAGCAAGAAAATCAATTAGAGGAAGTCATCCAGTTAATTACGGAATCCTATCGATTAAACAATGGTTGGACACAAAATGCACTAGATAACATCTTAGTTTCGCCCTATTTAAATCGATTGGATTTGCTCATTAAGGATGAGGGAGAGAATGTAATTTTGAATCATACCATGGGAGCAGGTATGATGAAATATCACAATGAAATGATGGGAAGAATGCGGAGACGAACTCGATCTCCTATGATGGATGATTTAATAAATCGCGAAGATTATCAAGTTCGGTCATATCCTTTAAGCGTAGATAATCAAAAGATAGGAAGTGTGGAAATTGGTTATGTAGGACCCTTTACAGTTTCAGAAAGGGATGTTGAATTTACCCGTGGAATGAATAAATCGATTATGTATGCAGCCATTATTTCTATATTAGTAGCACTAGTCTTAGGGATCTATTCAGCCAAGGGCTTTCTTAAGCCAATTTTGTTAATTACAGAGGGGGCAAACAATCTAAGGTGGGGAAAGTTAGATACAAAGGTAGAAATTGATAATCAGGTTATTGAACTCCAGCAACTTTCTCAGTCAATTAATCATTTGGCTACATCCTTAGAGGAACAGAAAATACTACGGAAACGATTGACCTCAGACATTTCCCATGAACTGAGAACACCTTTGACCATATTACAAAGTCATATTGAAGCCATCCGAGATGGTATTTGGGAACCCACAGAAGAAAAGTTGAGCATATGCAAAAATGAAGTCGACCGATTGATTAAGCTAGTAGGGGAATTGCAGAATCTAACGGATATCGAAAAACATCAAATAGACTTACAGTTAGAGAACTGCCAATTATCTAAGGTCATTGATGAAGTGTTTGATGGATTCGCATATCAATTCCAACAAAAGCAGATTATGTTCAAGCGGGAGATTCAAGGGGATATCTATATGAATATAGACCCTGATAAAATGAAACAGATCATAATCAACCTCTTATCTAATGCATTGAAGTTTACTGATCCTGAGGGAAGTGTATCGGTATCATTAAAGGAAGAAGCAGATAGGATACGCCTAACAGTAGAAGACACTGGTATTGGAATAGAGAGTGAAGACATCCCTTATGTTTTTGAACGATTTTATCGAGGTGATCAATCCAGAAATAGAAGCACTGGTGGGGCTGGAATTGGATTAACCATTACAAGATCCCTAGTAGAGGCACATCAAGGGACGATATTTGTTGAAAGTGAAAAAAAGAAAGGGACAAAGTTTACAGTTATTTTGCCTCGATAAGTAGTTGGAGAAAGGAAATCCATAGAAATTTACTCCCTTCAGCACCAAGTGCTATTCTTTACAGATGATGGGTTTAATGATATGGAAGAAGTTTGATAGATACAAATAAATAAGTTATGATAGTATAGATATAGTTCCTCAATTTTTTTATTCTTTCTAGTATTTTAGTTCTAGAGAGAAACCAAAGATTATTTTACGGATGAGTTGACAGTAAGGGGGTTTTAACATATGAAAAAAATTGCATGGACTTTGATAATGATCTTGTTGTTAGTTACAATGGGTGGGACATTTTCATTTGCAGCAGAATTTGTCGAAGACCCAATCATTGAAAGAGCAAAAATTTTAGAGGTAGAAGAGCTTGAAGAAGGCTATGGAGAAGCGGGCCTTTTCTTCGAAAATATGATTGTGAGGTTAGAAATTACATCAGGGGACTATAAGGGACAAGAATTTGAAATTGTTCATAGTTTGTCTGGAAACTTATCCTATGACATTGATGTGAGCCCCGGCGACCGTGTGCTGATTACAATTGATGAAATAGATGGAGACGTAGCGGTTTATATTTCTGAATATGCAAGAGATACCTATATCTATATCGTGCTTGCTATTTTTATTGTACTACTGCTGCTACTTGGAGGCGTTAAGGGATTAAAAACAATCATCACTTTAATCATAACCATTGGGCTAATCATGAAAGTACTACTTCCTGGCTTATTAGCAGGATATAGTCCAATCTTATTAACAATCCTTATATCCTTTGTTGTAACAGTCCTTACAATTCTAATTGTAGGGGGAAATAATCGAAAAAGCTACGCTGCTATCATAGGGGTGCTTGGAGGCGTCTTCGCCGCTGGCATCATCGCTTATTTCGTAGGCACAAAGGTAAGGCTAACGGGATTATCCTCAGAGGAAGCCATGATGTTAATGTACATTCCCCAAGGAATTGATTTTGACTTTAGTGGGTTATTATTTGCTGGGATCATTATGGGAGCATTGGGAGCAGTAATGGATGTGGGTATGACAATTGCCTCTTCAATGGAAGAAATTAGATTAGCTAATCCTAGTTTATCCACAAAAAAATTGATTGTGGCAGGAATGAATGTAGGAAAGGATGTTATGGGAACCATGGCCAATACACTGATTTTGGCATATACCGGTAGCATGATCCCACTACTTCTATTGTTTACTGCATATGAAGATCCCTTCACAAGGATTATTAATTTAGACTTAATTGCCACAGAAGTGATCAGAGCCTTGGCTGGAAGTATCGGTTTGATCCTATGTATTCCATTGACAGCCCTAGTGGCAGGATTATTAAGGGAAAAGTTTGGTGATGATCAAGTAAAGGATCAAGGAAAGTAGTATATTGTGAAAAAATAGAAGTTGTTAATTGTAAGTAAAATAAAAAAGAAAACTCCCTAAGGAAAGATTAGGGAGTTTTGTTTTTTATTACCTTAATGATATTATCTAATTTTGCTTTTCGTTCCTTGTGTCACATTCCCTCTTTGGGTAGGATCTTGCATTTGACTTTGTTGCATTTCTTGTTGGACATTTTGAAGCTCTTGTTGTCCTACGGATTGAGAGTTTTGTAAATTTGTACTTGTATTAGGAGTTGTGTTTGTCATTCCTTGATTTGTTGTAGATTGCATTGATTGACCATTATTCATTCTTTGTTTGGCTGCTTGAATTTCAGTTTGGTCAATAGACTGAGAGTTATTTAAATTAAATTGATTACCATTGGTTGTTGACATAATGATATCCCTCCAAATTATTATATTATGAGTATTCGACTCATAATATTAGTATGAGCAGAAGTAGTCAGAATATTGCTTGTTATATAAATACTTATATGTAAAAATAAGTTAAAAATAAGTTAAAAAGAGATTTATTACACGAAATATTGTTCTTTGATAACACAGAATATGGATAAGTGCTTATTGAGCCTATATTGCCCAAGGCTTTCCAGTATCCTGTGTTCCAAATATATATTAAGAGTAAAGTGAATCGTAATCATTCTAAGGAAAATTTTTCATCGTATCATTATACGAAAATAATAGTGAGTATTACTGGATATTGGGTATTATTTAAATATATCCAGTTTTTTTCTACAAAAAAAAGAATGATATATGAAACATTATTTGAATTAAAAAATATAAGGAGGTATTATTATGTCAGAAAAAATTATACCAAGATGGGAATGGAGAACTTTTGCAAATGAATTTGGTGAAGCAGAGGAAAGAATAAAGAAACATGAAAGAGGAAATCTCAAATTTAGTGAAGAGAAGTACATCCTATCAAAGGGGAGTAATGAGAATACCAAGTTTAGAGATGATTTAATGGATATTAAATCGCTACAGGAAGTCAATCAGGACTCATTAGAGCAATGGTATCCCACAATGAAAGACACATTTCCAATGACAAAAGAAAAAATAGCAGTATTGTTTACAGATTACTTTAAAGCACCAGTTCCACAGTTTAAAAAAGAAGCCTATACTTTCGAAGCGTTTTTAGAAGAATTGATAAAACCTTGTGATGAATTAGAGGTAGTTGATGTTAAGAAAGAAAGACACATTTATGTGATTAATATGGCAGTTGTTGAAATTGCTGAA
Encoded proteins:
- a CDS encoding sensor histidine kinase, yielding MINKLRTRLTLLILGGTIFSILLVSLITNFTLFNRFDQYRKSQQENQLEEVIQLITESYRLNNGWTQNALDNILVSPYLNRLDLLIKDEGENVILNHTMGAGMMKYHNEMMGRMRRRTRSPMMDDLINREDYQVRSYPLSVDNQKIGSVEIGYVGPFTVSERDVEFTRGMNKSIMYAAIISILVALVLGIYSAKGFLKPILLITEGANNLRWGKLDTKVEIDNQVIELQQLSQSINHLATSLEEQKILRKRLTSDISHELRTPLTILQSHIEAIRDGIWEPTEEKLSICKNEVDRLIKLVGELQNLTDIEKHQIDLQLENCQLSKVIDEVFDGFAYQFQQKQIMFKREIQGDIYMNIDPDKMKQIIINLLSNALKFTDPEGSVSVSLKEEADRIRLTVEDTGIGIESEDIPYVFERFYRGDQSRNRSTGGAGIGLTITRSLVEAHQGTIFVESEKKKGTKFTVILPR
- a CDS encoding response regulator transcription factor codes for the protein MEANKKRVLIVEDEKNIADVIKAYLEKEKYEAIVTHNGKEAIDIFQQQSFDFVILDLMLPGLSGEEICNRIRLQSDVPILMLTAKVEETDQIHGLDIGADDYMTKPFSPKELMARVRAIMRRTSNEGVRAHLIELNGGDLKVDIRGMETRKKGELMDLTATEFKLLSIFIQNSGKVFSREELVLKVLGYDYVGYDRTIDVHIKNVRHKIECEQYKYIVTVYGVGYRFVKVST
- a CDS encoding YibE/F family protein, translated to MKKIAWTLIMILLLVTMGGTFSFAAEFVEDPIIERAKILEVEELEEGYGEAGLFFENMIVRLEITSGDYKGQEFEIVHSLSGNLSYDIDVSPGDRVLITIDEIDGDVAVYISEYARDTYIYIVLAIFIVLLLLLGGVKGLKTIITLIITIGLIMKVLLPGLLAGYSPILLTILISFVVTVLTILIVGGNNRKSYAAIIGVLGGVFAAGIIAYFVGTKVRLTGLSSEEAMMLMYIPQGIDFDFSGLLFAGIIMGALGAVMDVGMTIASSMEEIRLANPSLSTKKLIVAGMNVGKDVMGTMANTLILAYTGSMIPLLLLFTAYEDPFTRIINLDLIATEVIRALAGSIGLILCIPLTALVAGLLREKFGDDQVKDQGK